The Vigna unguiculata cultivar IT97K-499-35 chromosome 6, ASM411807v1, whole genome shotgun sequence genome contains a region encoding:
- the LOC114188012 gene encoding katanin p80 WD40 repeat-containing subunit B1 homolog isoform X1: MAKRGYKIQEFVAHSASVNCLNIGKKACRLFITGGDDHKVNLWTIGKPTSLMSLSGHTSPVESVAFDSAEVLVLGGASTGVIKLWDLEEAKMVRTVAGHRSNCTAVEFHPFGEFFASGSMDTNLKIWDIRKKGCIHTYKGHSQGISTIKFTPDGRWVVSGGLDNVVKVWDLTAGKLLHDFKFHEGPIRSIDFHPLEFLLATGSADRTVKFWDLETFELIGSARREASGVRSIAFHPDGRTLFTGHEDGLKVYSWEPVICHDTVDMGWTTLGDLCIHDGKLLGCSFYRNSVGIWVADISLIEPYGAGLDPKKNEVTEQKHDIQNSKIEKVEVNERPTSGLRSMSPDESKEIKNIYIDSSGGKPFTLPRSGSLSSEKVDLPEEFKEMCNLGTMKQSPLTGIRVKSNEQAIRKSFIAPNIVPRDVTEGKVSSKSEKETITFSKTKPGMLLKPAHVRRASTGRFDVDKFSEDMKSGTFSDPAIKLDSTKELKFQTNLGPQKEVKESCEDKHPIKSVTDKFDKIMSPSRFSDQKKCDESLPHKEESSPVKYVNGVAVVRGRTRSLVERFERREKIQIDEDQTNVFLPTITETREKVHHEDQIKASPTVTIVCERRERTPLIEDRNNLPSVPNLPSVPKTTKLETDKSPDTLKVEPQISIRDSNSSNEEEIIEGLMQTHDVTLSNLRSRLTKLQVVRHFWERNDIKGATSALRKLPDQSVQADVISVLVEKMEIFTMDLFSCLLPVLTGLLDSKIERHTKVSLDMLLKLVAVFGPTIRATVSAPPSVGVDLHQEERRECCNQCFMELQKIQMILPILIRRGGLLARSALELNLVLQQS; the protein is encoded by the exons ATGGCAAAGCGTGGATACAAAATAC AGGAATTTGTGGCCCATTCAGCAAGCGTCAATTGTTTAAATATCGGAAAGAAGGCATGCCGTCTTTTCATTACTGGAGGAGATGATCACAAGGTCAATCTTTGGACAATTGGGAAGCCAACTTCACTGATG AGCCTATCTGGTCATACTAGTCCAGTTGAATCTGTGGCATTTGACTCAGCAGAAGTGTTAGTACTTGGTGGAGCATCAACTGGTGTGATAAAGCTTTGGGACTTGGAAGAAGCAAAGA TGGTTCGCACTGTTGCTGGACACAGATCCAATTGTACTGCTGTTGAGTTTCACCCCTTCGGTGAATTTTTTGCATCTGGCTCCATGGACACTAATCTAAAGATTTGGGACATAAGAAAAAAAGGATGTATTCATACGTATAAGGGTCATAGCCAGGGCATCAGTACCATCAAATTTACTCCAGATGGCCGTTGGGTTGTTTCTGGTGGATTAGATAATGTTGTGAAG GTGTGGGATCTAACAGCTGGGAAGCTCTTGCACGACTTCAAGTTCCATGAAGGACCCATTAGATCAATAGATTTCCATCCGCTTGAATTTCTTCTGGCTACAG GCTCCGCAGATAGAACAGTGAAATTCTGGGATTTAGAAACCTTTGAGCTGATTGGATCTGCCAGACGTGAG GCTTCTGGGGTACGCTCAATAGCTTTTCATCCTGATGGAAGGACCCTATTTACTGGGCATGAAGATGGTTTGAAG GTGTATTCATGGGAACCTGTTATCTGTCATGATACTGTTGATATGGGATGGACAACACTTGGTGATCTTTGTATTCACGATGGGAAACTTTTGGGGTGCTCATTCTACCGGAATTCTGTTGGAATCTGGGTAGCAGATATATCG CTTATTGAGCCATATGGTGCTGGCTTGGATCCCAAAAAAAATGAAGTCacagaacaaaaacatgatattcaaaatagtaaaatagagaaagtTGAAGTTAATGAAAGACCAACCTCTGGATTGCGCAGCATGTCTCCTGATGAATCAAAAGagataaagaatatatatattgacT CTTCTGGAGGGAAACCTTTTACTTTACCGAGATCAGGGTCTTTAAGTTCTGAAAAAGTAGATCTCCCAGAGGAATTCAAGGAAATGTGCAACTTGGGAACAATGAAGCAGAGTCCTCTGACAGGAATTCGTGTAAAATCAAATGAACAAGCAATTAGAAAATCTTTCATTGCACCGAACATTGTACCTCGGGATGTTACTGAGGGTAAAGTCTCATCAAAATCTGAAAAAGAGACCATCACCTTTTCAAAGACTAAGCCTGGAATGTTACTCAAACCAGCTCATGTAAGGAGAGCATCCACTGGCAGATTTGATGTTGATAAGTTTTCAGAAGATATGAAGTCTGGAACCTTTAGTGATCCTGCAATTAAATTAGACAGTACAAAAGAACTCAAGTTCCAAACAAATCTAGGACCTCAGAAGGAAGTCAAAGAATCTTGTGAAGATAAACATCCTATCAAGAGTGTTACAGACAAGTTTGACAAGATCATGTCTCCGAGTAGATTTTCTGACCAAAAGAAAT GTGATGAATCCTTACCTCACAAGGAAGAAAGTAGTCCAGTTAAATACGTCAATGGAG TTGCTGTTGTACGAGGAAGGACCCGGTCATTGGTTGAGAGGTTTGAGAGAAGGGAAAAGATTCAAATCGACGAAGATCAAACTAATGTATTCCTCCCCACAATAACTGAAACGAGAGAAAAAGTTCACCATGAAGATCAAATAAAAGCATCTCCAACAGTCACTATAGTATGTGAGAGGAGAGAGAGAACTCCCTTAATTGAAGATCGAAACAATCTGCCCTCTGTTCCCAATCTGCCCTCTGTTCCCAAGACGACAAAATTGGAAACTGATAAATCTCCTGACACACTG AAAGTTGAGCCTCAAATTTCTATACGGGATTCAAACTCTTCAAATGAGGAAGAAATCATTGAAGGTCTGATGCAAACTCATGATGTAACATTGAGTAATCTTCGCTCACGCTTGACAAAGTTACAG GTTGTGCGGCACTTTTGGGAGCGCAATGATATTAAAGGCGCTACCAGTGCTTTGAGAAAGCTGCCAGATCAATCT GTTCAAGCAGATGTTATCAGTGTCCTTGTGGAGAAGATGGAGATTTTCACCATGGATTTATTTTCTTGCTTACTTCCTGTGCTCACAGGCTTGCTTGATAGCAAGATAGAAAG ACATACCAAGGTGTCACTGGATATGCTGTTAAAGCTTGTAGCAGTTTTTGGTCCAACAATACGTGCAACTGTTTCAGCACCTCCCTCTGTTGGTGTTGATCTACATCAAGAGGAAAG ACGGGAATGCTGCAACCAGTGCTTTATGGAACTGCAAAAAATCCAAATGATCCTTCCAATACTGATACG GAGGGGTGGATTATTGGCCAGGTCTGCCCTAGAGTTAAATCTTGTTCTTCAGCAGTCCTAA
- the LOC114188012 gene encoding katanin p80 WD40 repeat-containing subunit B1 homolog isoform X2, translating to MDTNLKIWDIRKKGCIHTYKGHSQGISTIKFTPDGRWVVSGGLDNVVKVWDLTAGKLLHDFKFHEGPIRSIDFHPLEFLLATGSADRTVKFWDLETFELIGSARREASGVRSIAFHPDGRTLFTGHEDGLKVYSWEPVICHDTVDMGWTTLGDLCIHDGKLLGCSFYRNSVGIWVADISLIEPYGAGLDPKKNEVTEQKHDIQNSKIEKVEVNERPTSGLRSMSPDESKEIKNIYIDSSGGKPFTLPRSGSLSSEKVDLPEEFKEMCNLGTMKQSPLTGIRVKSNEQAIRKSFIAPNIVPRDVTEGKVSSKSEKETITFSKTKPGMLLKPAHVRRASTGRFDVDKFSEDMKSGTFSDPAIKLDSTKELKFQTNLGPQKEVKESCEDKHPIKSVTDKFDKIMSPSRFSDQKKCDESLPHKEESSPVKYVNGVAVVRGRTRSLVERFERREKIQIDEDQTNVFLPTITETREKVHHEDQIKASPTVTIVCERRERTPLIEDRNNLPSVPNLPSVPKTTKLETDKSPDTLKVEPQISIRDSNSSNEEEIIEGLMQTHDVTLSNLRSRLTKLQVVRHFWERNDIKGATSALRKLPDQSVQADVISVLVEKMEIFTMDLFSCLLPVLTGLLDSKIERHTKVSLDMLLKLVAVFGPTIRATVSAPPSVGVDLHQEERRECCNQCFMELQKIQMILPILIRRGGLLARSALELNLVLQQS from the exons ATGGACACTAATCTAAAGATTTGGGACATAAGAAAAAAAGGATGTATTCATACGTATAAGGGTCATAGCCAGGGCATCAGTACCATCAAATTTACTCCAGATGGCCGTTGGGTTGTTTCTGGTGGATTAGATAATGTTGTGAAG GTGTGGGATCTAACAGCTGGGAAGCTCTTGCACGACTTCAAGTTCCATGAAGGACCCATTAGATCAATAGATTTCCATCCGCTTGAATTTCTTCTGGCTACAG GCTCCGCAGATAGAACAGTGAAATTCTGGGATTTAGAAACCTTTGAGCTGATTGGATCTGCCAGACGTGAG GCTTCTGGGGTACGCTCAATAGCTTTTCATCCTGATGGAAGGACCCTATTTACTGGGCATGAAGATGGTTTGAAG GTGTATTCATGGGAACCTGTTATCTGTCATGATACTGTTGATATGGGATGGACAACACTTGGTGATCTTTGTATTCACGATGGGAAACTTTTGGGGTGCTCATTCTACCGGAATTCTGTTGGAATCTGGGTAGCAGATATATCG CTTATTGAGCCATATGGTGCTGGCTTGGATCCCAAAAAAAATGAAGTCacagaacaaaaacatgatattcaaaatagtaaaatagagaaagtTGAAGTTAATGAAAGACCAACCTCTGGATTGCGCAGCATGTCTCCTGATGAATCAAAAGagataaagaatatatatattgacT CTTCTGGAGGGAAACCTTTTACTTTACCGAGATCAGGGTCTTTAAGTTCTGAAAAAGTAGATCTCCCAGAGGAATTCAAGGAAATGTGCAACTTGGGAACAATGAAGCAGAGTCCTCTGACAGGAATTCGTGTAAAATCAAATGAACAAGCAATTAGAAAATCTTTCATTGCACCGAACATTGTACCTCGGGATGTTACTGAGGGTAAAGTCTCATCAAAATCTGAAAAAGAGACCATCACCTTTTCAAAGACTAAGCCTGGAATGTTACTCAAACCAGCTCATGTAAGGAGAGCATCCACTGGCAGATTTGATGTTGATAAGTTTTCAGAAGATATGAAGTCTGGAACCTTTAGTGATCCTGCAATTAAATTAGACAGTACAAAAGAACTCAAGTTCCAAACAAATCTAGGACCTCAGAAGGAAGTCAAAGAATCTTGTGAAGATAAACATCCTATCAAGAGTGTTACAGACAAGTTTGACAAGATCATGTCTCCGAGTAGATTTTCTGACCAAAAGAAAT GTGATGAATCCTTACCTCACAAGGAAGAAAGTAGTCCAGTTAAATACGTCAATGGAG TTGCTGTTGTACGAGGAAGGACCCGGTCATTGGTTGAGAGGTTTGAGAGAAGGGAAAAGATTCAAATCGACGAAGATCAAACTAATGTATTCCTCCCCACAATAACTGAAACGAGAGAAAAAGTTCACCATGAAGATCAAATAAAAGCATCTCCAACAGTCACTATAGTATGTGAGAGGAGAGAGAGAACTCCCTTAATTGAAGATCGAAACAATCTGCCCTCTGTTCCCAATCTGCCCTCTGTTCCCAAGACGACAAAATTGGAAACTGATAAATCTCCTGACACACTG AAAGTTGAGCCTCAAATTTCTATACGGGATTCAAACTCTTCAAATGAGGAAGAAATCATTGAAGGTCTGATGCAAACTCATGATGTAACATTGAGTAATCTTCGCTCACGCTTGACAAAGTTACAG GTTGTGCGGCACTTTTGGGAGCGCAATGATATTAAAGGCGCTACCAGTGCTTTGAGAAAGCTGCCAGATCAATCT GTTCAAGCAGATGTTATCAGTGTCCTTGTGGAGAAGATGGAGATTTTCACCATGGATTTATTTTCTTGCTTACTTCCTGTGCTCACAGGCTTGCTTGATAGCAAGATAGAAAG ACATACCAAGGTGTCACTGGATATGCTGTTAAAGCTTGTAGCAGTTTTTGGTCCAACAATACGTGCAACTGTTTCAGCACCTCCCTCTGTTGGTGTTGATCTACATCAAGAGGAAAG ACGGGAATGCTGCAACCAGTGCTTTATGGAACTGCAAAAAATCCAAATGATCCTTCCAATACTGATACG GAGGGGTGGATTATTGGCCAGGTCTGCCCTAGAGTTAAATCTTGTTCTTCAGCAGTCCTAA
- the LOC114189015 gene encoding uncharacterized protein LOC114189015 isoform X1: protein MGAETMKGWGTWEELLLGGAILRHGTKDWNIVATELRARTVFPYTITPEVCKDKYEDLLQRYSGNKAWYEELRKTRVAELKRSLEISEDSIGSLESKLESLKGGENDKRDGCDVDNVDNGSVGPKLHVASHKLERVESSTKDNTSKDGLSAGSFTHQTLPSVPVQHFETKPHTLLNVDKLAYAVYEGEGGSFKKRRGKRKRKDCGKNTKEPSMAESVLLDSVDVMSWCKESSTSNYSEVAKSSGVNYQNRNLKKSSRVEDMMKILDSIFETKCASAFRRRLDSQKRGRYKKMIRQHMDFDTIRSRISDQTIRSSVELFRDMLLLTNNALVFYSKSTREYKSALLLRDIVTKKIKESCWKDTNNKVTTTSEVTNAAIKLPIHNLHVKPRSIRSGNRKIIAKACGGNGNNSISGVSHATKKPTKVDSPSSVESLSVKKKGFGRPKKVGRGSASQKPAVPMKGKKKVRTTK, encoded by the exons ATGGGAGCAGAGACGATGAAGGGATGGGGCACCTGGGAGGAGCTCCTCCTTGGTGGGGCCATTCTCCGTCATGGAACCAAAGATTGGAACATTGTTGCCACCGAGCTCCGAGCCCGAACAGTTTTTCCTTACACCATTACTCCTGAG GTATGCAAAGACAAATATGAAGATCTGCTACAACGATATTCTGGAAACAA GGCTTGGTATGAGGAGCTTAGGAAGACTAGAGTAGCAGAGTTGAAGAGATCTCTAGAGATATCTGAAGATTCAATTGG GTCTCTAGAATCTAAGCTTGAAAGCCTGAAGGGTGGTGAGAATGATAAAAGAGATGGTTGTGATGTTGATAATGTTGATAATGGATCAGTTGGTCCAAAGTTGCATGTAGCTTCACATAAACTAGAAAGAGTTGAATCTTCCACCAAAGACAACACATCAAAAGATGGACTTTCTGCTGGGAGTTTCACTCATCAAACTCTTCCATCTGTGCCTGTTCAACATTTCGAGACTAAGCCTCACACACTTTTGAATGTAGATAAGTTAGCATATGCTGTATACGAAGGAGAAGGTGGGAGTTTTAAGAAACGAAGAGGGAAGAGGAAAAGGAAGGATTGTGGCAAAAATACGAAGGAACCAAGCATGGCAGAGAGTGTTTTGTTAGATTCAGTTGATGTCATGTCATGGTGTAAAGAAAGTTCTACCAGTAACTACAGTGAAGTTGCCAAATCAAGCGGTGTAAATTATCAGAATAGGAACTTGAAAAAGAGTAGTAGGGTGGAAGACATGATGAAGATTTTGGATTCTATTTTTGAAACCAAATGTGCTTCTGCATTTCGTCGTAGACTTGATAGTCAG AAGAGAGGGAGGTACAAGAAAATGATTCGACAACACATGGATTTTGACACCATAAGGTCGAGAATCAGCGACCAAACAATTAGATCAAGTGTAGAACTTTTTCGAGACATGCTCCTACTCACTAACAATGCTTTAGTCTTCTACTCCAAGAGCACACGTGAATACAAATCTGCTCTGTTACTAAGAGACatagtaacaaaaaaaataaaggaaagttGTTGGAAGGATACGAATAACAAAGTCACCACCACCAGTGAAGTTACCAATGCAGCTATTAAATTACCTATACATAATCTTCATGTGAAACCAAGAAGCATACGATCtggtaatagaaaaataatagcAAAAGCTTGTGGTGGAAATGGAAATAACTCTATATCTGGGGTTTCACATGCTACCAAAAAACCTACTAAAGTTGATTCTCCATCCTCTGTGGAATCCTTGAGTGTGAAGAAGAAAGGTTTTGGTCGACCAAAAAAGGTTGGACGAGGATCTGCTAGTCAAAAGCCTGCAGTACCAATGAAGGGAAAGAAAAAAGTTAGAACAACCAAGTAA
- the LOC114189015 gene encoding uncharacterized protein LOC114189015 isoform X2 gives MEPKIGTLLPPSSEPEQFFLTPLLLRYAKTNMKICYNDILETIQRNDILRAWYEELRKTRVAELKRSLEISEDSIGSLESKLESLKGGENDKRDGCDVDNVDNGSVGPKLHVASHKLERVESSTKDNTSKDGLSAGSFTHQTLPSVPVQHFETKPHTLLNVDKLAYAVYEGEGGSFKKRRGKRKRKDCGKNTKEPSMAESVLLDSVDVMSWCKESSTSNYSEVAKSSGVNYQNRNLKKSSRVEDMMKILDSIFETKCASAFRRRLDSQKRGRYKKMIRQHMDFDTIRSRISDQTIRSSVELFRDMLLLTNNALVFYSKSTREYKSALLLRDIVTKKIKESCWKDTNNKVTTTSEVTNAAIKLPIHNLHVKPRSIRSGNRKIIAKACGGNGNNSISGVSHATKKPTKVDSPSSVESLSVKKKGFGRPKKVGRGSASQKPAVPMKGKKKVRTTK, from the exons ATGGAACCAAAGATTGGAACATTGTTGCCACCGAGCTCCGAGCCCGAACAGTTTTTCCTTACACCATTACTCCTGAG GTATGCAAAGACAAATATGAAGATCTGCTACAACGATATTCTGGAAACAA TTCAAAGGAATGACATTCTCAGGGCTTGGTATGAGGAGCTTAGGAAGACTAGAGTAGCAGAGTTGAAGAGATCTCTAGAGATATCTGAAGATTCAATTGG GTCTCTAGAATCTAAGCTTGAAAGCCTGAAGGGTGGTGAGAATGATAAAAGAGATGGTTGTGATGTTGATAATGTTGATAATGGATCAGTTGGTCCAAAGTTGCATGTAGCTTCACATAAACTAGAAAGAGTTGAATCTTCCACCAAAGACAACACATCAAAAGATGGACTTTCTGCTGGGAGTTTCACTCATCAAACTCTTCCATCTGTGCCTGTTCAACATTTCGAGACTAAGCCTCACACACTTTTGAATGTAGATAAGTTAGCATATGCTGTATACGAAGGAGAAGGTGGGAGTTTTAAGAAACGAAGAGGGAAGAGGAAAAGGAAGGATTGTGGCAAAAATACGAAGGAACCAAGCATGGCAGAGAGTGTTTTGTTAGATTCAGTTGATGTCATGTCATGGTGTAAAGAAAGTTCTACCAGTAACTACAGTGAAGTTGCCAAATCAAGCGGTGTAAATTATCAGAATAGGAACTTGAAAAAGAGTAGTAGGGTGGAAGACATGATGAAGATTTTGGATTCTATTTTTGAAACCAAATGTGCTTCTGCATTTCGTCGTAGACTTGATAGTCAG AAGAGAGGGAGGTACAAGAAAATGATTCGACAACACATGGATTTTGACACCATAAGGTCGAGAATCAGCGACCAAACAATTAGATCAAGTGTAGAACTTTTTCGAGACATGCTCCTACTCACTAACAATGCTTTAGTCTTCTACTCCAAGAGCACACGTGAATACAAATCTGCTCTGTTACTAAGAGACatagtaacaaaaaaaataaaggaaagttGTTGGAAGGATACGAATAACAAAGTCACCACCACCAGTGAAGTTACCAATGCAGCTATTAAATTACCTATACATAATCTTCATGTGAAACCAAGAAGCATACGATCtggtaatagaaaaataatagcAAAAGCTTGTGGTGGAAATGGAAATAACTCTATATCTGGGGTTTCACATGCTACCAAAAAACCTACTAAAGTTGATTCTCCATCCTCTGTGGAATCCTTGAGTGTGAAGAAGAAAGGTTTTGGTCGACCAAAAAAGGTTGGACGAGGATCTGCTAGTCAAAAGCCTGCAGTACCAATGAAGGGAAAGAAAAAAGTTAGAACAACCAAGTAA
- the LOC114188734 gene encoding uncharacterized protein LOC114188734 — protein sequence MTSIKSLRWLMRKKSGLSDGGKSSFKIRQLPFMAVLCTVMLFIVYRTTKYQYHQEEIDKKWSFWGQPKVYPSTSGKLKGLPRGIIHADSDLELRPLWSRSSLRSKANVYSNRNLLAVPVGIKQKQNVDVMVQKFLRENFTIILFHYDGTVDGWWNLGWSSKAIHIVAQNQTKWWFAKRFLHPDIVSIYDYIFLWDEDLGVEHFSPSRYVEIIKQEGLEISQPALDPNSTEIHHRITIRARTKKFHRRVYERRGSTRCSDSSEGPPCTGFVEGMAPVFSRAAWYCTWHLIQNDLVHGWGVDMKLGYCAQGDRTKNVGVVDSEYVFHKGIQTLGGSGHRTTKVPNLQRTTKRQSGAGIDVRTEIRRQSTWEFEIFKERWNEAISQDKTWVDPFKSDQRRIRKMHDTKRLSKLVTI from the exons ATGACTTCGATCAAATCATTGAGATGGCTCATGAGAAAAAAGAGTGGCTTGTCTGATGGG GGCAAATCAAGTTTCAAGATCAGACAACTGCCTTTTATGGCAGTTTTGTGTACAGTTATGCTGTTCATTGTGTATAGAACTACAAAGTATCAGTATCACCAAGAAGag ATTGACAAAAAATGGAGTTTCTGGGGACAACCAAAG GTGTATCCTTCAACTTCTGGGAAGTTAAAAGGCTTGCCAAGAGGTATAATACATGCTGATTCAGATTTGGAGTTGAGACCACTTTGGTCAAGAAGTAGTTTAAGGTCAAAG GCTAATGTTTACTCTAATCGTAACTTGCTGGCAGTACCAGTTGGTATTAAACAAAAGCAGAATGTTGATGTTATGGTGCAAAAG TTTCTTCGAGAAAAtttcacaattattttattcCATTATGATGGTACTGTGGATGGATGGTGGAATCTTGGCTGGAGTAGCAAGGCCATACACATTGTTGCTCAGAATCAAACAAAGTG GTGGTTTGCAAAAAGATTTCTACATCCGGACATAGTGTCTATATATGATTATATCTTTCTCTGGGACGAGGATCTGGGGGTGGAGCATTTTTCACCTTCAAG ATATGTTGAAATTATAAAGCAAGAAGGTTTGGAGATATCTCAGCCAGCTCTTGACCCAAATTCAACAGAGATACATCATAGAATTACAATTAGAGCTAGAACCAAGAAATTCCATAG AAGAGTCTATGAACGCAGAGGCAGTACAAGGTGTTCAGATTCAAGTGAGGGACCACCATGCACTGG GTTTGTGGAAGGTATGGCTCCAGTTTTTTCTCGAGCTGCCTGGTACTGTACTTGGCATCTTATACAG AATGACCTTGTCCATGGTTGGGGAGTGGATATGAAACTAGGATATTGTGCTCAG GGAGATCGAACTAAAAATGTGGGAGTTGTTGACAGTGAATATGTTTTTCACAAGGGAATACAAACTCTGGGTGGAAGTGGTCACAGAACAACGAAG GTTCCAAACCTACAAAGGACAACTAAG AGGCAAAGTGGAGCAGGAATTGATGTGCGAACCGAG ATACGAAGGCAATCGACATGGGAATTTGAAATCTTCAAAGAACGGTGGAATGAAGCTATTTCCCAAGACAAAACTTGGGTTGACCCATTTAAGAGTGACCAAAGACGAATAAGAAAAATGCACGACACTAAACGTCTTTCTAAGCTTGTTACTATTTAA